GGTATCCTTTCCTATTTTTGAAAACTTCCCTTTAAACCCAAAATAACTTAAAACGAAGTTCATCCCAGCAATAAACATGAATACCGTGATGATCCACTGAATCGCAGGATTATCATTCCAGTAGGCAATACTGGCATTTTTGGTCGAAAATCCTCCTGTGGAAAGTGTACTCAAAGCATGGTTCACCGCATCAAACCAGCCCATTCCCGCAAGCTTAAGCAAAACAGTCTCTATACCCGTATAACCCACATAGATCAACCACAGTCTTTTTGCGGTATCAGTGATTCTAGGGTGCAATTTATCGGCACTGGGACCCGGCGACTCTGCTGCAAATAGCTGCATACCTCCTATCCCGAGCAGCGGTAAGATCGCCACCGCCAGCACGATAATTCCCATCCCGCCGATCCAGTGGGTAAGACTACGCCAGAAGAGAATCCCTTTGGGCATGATCTCGATATCATTCATGATGCTTGCTCCAGTAGTGGTGAAACCACTCATGGTTTCAAAAAAAGCATCAGTATAGTTGTCGATTGCGCCACTAAACATATAGGGCATCGTTCCAGCAAAGGCCATAATAAGCCAGCCCAAGGTTACGATAAGATAGCCTTCTTTTTTCTGGAGTTGTTTGACGTGATCTCTGGTAAAATACATTACAGCAGCTCCTAGGACTACAGCCACGCCACTCGCCATTAAAATATTCCACCCTTCAGGTTCATTATAATAGGCACTGACTAAAGCACTGATCATCATAAAGCCACCATTAAAGACCAGTAATAGTCCCATGATGTACGATATGATCTTATAATTGAGACGCGTCATTACAAGAAGAGCTTTTCTACCTTTGAAATAGATCTTGGCAAACAACAAACCACAACGCGATCTCCCGGCTGAATCGTAAAGTTACCCAAGGCAATCTGGCCTACACCATCACGTATCACACCACCTATGATCGCACTTCTAGGAATACCACAGCTCACAATGTTTTTACCTGCAACCTCGCTACTAGGCTTTACAATAAATTCCAGCAGCTCGGCATTCATGTTATTGAGCTTGGTCATGGCGACCACCTCACCTTTGCGCACGTATCTGAATATGTTGTTTGCGGCGAGTAGTTTTTTATTAATCAGCGTGTCGATTCCTATACTGTGCGACAGCTGGAAGTAATCCATATTCTCTACCAGAGATATAGTTTTTCCCACACTTTTACTTTTTGCCATAAGGCAAGAAATAATGTTAGTCTCACTATTCCCGGTAACTGCGATAAAAGCATCCATCTCGTGGATACTTTCTTCTTGAAGCAACTCTACGTTACGTCCATCACCATGAATAACGAGAGCATCTGGCAATTGATCTGCAATTTCAAATGCGCGCTCTCCGTTCTTTTCGATCAGCTTTACGTAAACACCGCGTTCAACTAGCTTCTTAGCACTTTGAATCCCGATGTTACTCCCGCCCAAGATCATCACGTTGCGCATGACCTTTTTAGTCTTACCGGTAAGCTTGTAAAGCTCTTCCACGCCACCGGCATTGGTAATAAAATACACTTGATCGCCTTCTTTGAATTGGGTATCCCCACGCGGGATCAACGTGTACTGCGTTCCAAAACGCTGTATCGCAATCGGCATAAAGTGTACCTCTGGAAAAATCTCTCCTGCTTGCTGCACCGTTTTGCCTACAAACTGGGCCGTACGTTGCAGGTTGACTCCTACCATAGTCAGCGCACCGTCCTCAAACTCATAGCTGTCGTTAAAGGCGCTTTGGTTGAGTAACAATTCTATTTCCTTACTCGCGAGGGATTCTGGTGAGATCAGTTCATCGATCCCAAACCCTCTGAAACCTATATCTTCTTGATGCTCTAAAAATTCGGTATTGGAAATACGGGCTATGGTACGTTTAGCACCCATCTGTTTTGCCAAAACACAAATCGTAATATTAGTCGTTTCAGAGCTGGTTACAGAGATCACCAGATCCGCCTGATCGATCTTCGCATCCTGCAAAACCTTGATGGAGGTACTGTCCCCCTTCAGCGTAATGATATCCAGATGTGTATCGGCATAAAATAAGTTTTCCTTCACGGGATCGATCAGGGTAATATCCTGAGATTCAAAGGAAAGCAGCTTTGCCAGATGAAAACCTACTTCTCCAGCACCAGCGATAATGATTTTCATAAAATGCTTATGTAATTCAAAGATACTGGAACTGAGAAAATCTTGCGAGTGCTGTCATAAATAATCTTTTTACATATTTCATACTTAATCATTTAAGGTGAGGATATTATGATTACGCTTTCGCGAAAGCGAGACCATCACACGCCCCTACATCCCAAAGCGTTAGACCTTTATTAAAGTAATGTGGCGAGAGCAAGAGCTCAGGTCTAGAGTGTATCTTTGCTGCTTTGAACGACAAATGGCGAAAGAGGTAAAACCATACGACAATCAAGATAGCGGGAAAAAGGAACAGGTGACGCACATGTTTGACACGATAAGTGGAGAGTATGATGGCTTGAACCGTATGATTTCTTTGGGTCTGGATCAGAAATGGCGTGACAATGTGGTTAAAATGGTCGCAGATCATCAACCTGAAGTGGTCATGGACATCGCGACCGGTACAGGTGACCTGGTCATTAAAATGGCTCAACAAACGAGTGCCAAAAAACTGATAGGACTGGATATCTCCAGCGGTATGCTCGAGGTAGGAAAAATCAAGGTTAAAAAAGAAGACCTATCCAATCGCGTGGAGATGGTGGTAGGCGATTCTGAAAACCTCCACTATGAGAACGAAAGCATCGATGCGGTGACCGTATCTTATGGCGTGCGCAATTTTGAAGATCTTGAAAAAGGACTTTCTGAAATTTTACGCGTTTTAAAGCCCGGCGGCATACTCGTGATCCTAGAAACAAGTGTTCCCACCAAGTTCCCGTTCAAGCAAGGTTACTACCTCTACTCCAGCCTCATCGTTCCTACGCTAGGTAAGGTTTTTTCAAAAGACAAAACCGCTTACGGATACCTCTCAAAAAGTGCCGCAAATTTCCCTTATGGTGAACGGTTCAACAATATTTTGAAGAAAGTAGGGTTTAAGGATATAGAGAATCATTTGCAGTTTCACGGTGCCTCTACCATTTACAAAGCAGTAAAATAAGCTAATGAATTTAAGATTGATGGTCATTCTGCTTTTGACAGGATGTTTTTCTTATAGTCAGGGTCCGATCAAGGAACGGATACGAAATCTGGAAAATTTTGACAAGAAAAGGTGGTCTTGGGGGTATTATCTCGGGATGAACAGCTACGACTACAAATTTGATTACGAAGAAGTTCAAGAGGTAGATATTCAAACAGAAACCTCGCTGGGATTCAATGTGGGCTTAGTGGGTGATCTGCGTATCAATGATTATATCAACTTGCGCTTAGAGCCGGGTATCAGCTTTGTGACGCGCAATCTTACGTTCCCTGACCCTACCCTGATCGAGGAATCAGATCGACTGCGAGAGGTAACATCTACCTACATCAATGTGCCATTACTGGTTAAATTCAGCACAAAACGCCTGAATAATGTAAAACCTTTTGTGGTGGGTGGAGTTTCTTGGTCACGAAACCTTTCCAGTAATGAGGATAGCCCAGATGATAATCTTGCAGGTCAATTCAGACAAAAGAGCGATGTCTTCAATTATGAACTAGGGATAGGAATAGACCTTTATTTATTCTTCTTCAAATTTACACCTTCCATAAGAGGAGTTTTTGCCATGACTGATGAATTGGTACGCGATGCAGATCCCGACAGTCCTTACACGGGCAACATAAGCTCGATGCAATCGAGGGGTGTTTTTTTGAACTTTACGTTCCAATAAAATTAGGCCGCATCCATTCGGCTACGATGATGGACGTTGCTATGGCGACGTTGAGGCTTTCAGTTATTGATGATTGGGAATGCGGCGGGATGCAAACAGCTGGTGCTAGATCAAGCAATTCTTTTTTTACGCCGTGCGACTCGCTTCCCATGATGAGAATTCCGTTTTGATCTAATTCAGTTTGATAAATACTGGTTCCCTCCATTGCGGTCGGATATAAAGGTAGATCTGTTTTACTTAGAAACTTTTCTAAATCGATATAATGAATCTGGACACGAGCTATGGAGGCCATGCTGGCTTGAACGGTTTTGGGATTGTAGGCATCAACGGTTTCAGCAGAACAAAGTATGTGTTTGATACCATACCAGTCTGCGAGCCTGATGATGGTTCCCAAGTTTCCGGGATCTTGGATATCGTCCAGAGCGATGATGGGACCTGAATCAGGTAAAGGTTGTTTTTCTGGAATTTTAAAGATAGCAAGATAACCCGGTGGAGTGGTCACATTTGATAAGCTCTTCATATCTTTTACTGAAATAATCGACGGATTCAAAGCGTTCAATTTATCAGCTCCTTCAGAAACTAGGATTTCTTCATGGTCAAGACCTGCTTCCACAAGCTCCAAAATCGATTTATAGCCCTCTACCACAAAGAGACTAAATTCTGCTCTGTTCTTTTTTCTGGCGAGGGATTTGATAAGCTTCAGTCTTGCTTTTGTAACCATTATATAATTGTATTTTTGAGCGTTGTACTATGATGAAAGACACCTGCGGCGTAAAAATAGTTTTTATAATTTTTGCCACTCTTATTCTGAGCGCCTGCAACGCTATTAAACGTGTACCTGACGGTCAAAAACTGTTAGTAGAAAACATCATTAGGGTAGACAGTCTTAAGCCGAAAGACTCAAGAGTCGGTACGCTCCCGGTACAACAACCCAATCAAAAAATCCCGTTGATCAATTACCCGCTACGGTTGCACATTTACAACCTTGCCCGGCCCAACCGCGATTCCATTTATCTCAAATGGATGCAAGAGAATCCGGAAGCGCTCAAGAGGCGCAACGCCATACTTTCTGAAAAGCAGACCATGCGATTGGGAGAAAGTCTGGTAGGGTTCAATAATTGGCTCAAACGTACTGGTGAAGCTCCTGTTCTAATTGAGAAAGATTTGATTGAAAAATCAAAAGATCGCTTGCGCAAATGGTACTGGAATCAAGGTTACTTTAATGCTGAAGTTGATCACAAAGTTCTTGATCTCAAAGCAAAAAAGCGCAGTAAAATTGCTTACTACATTAACCGCCACGAGCCTTACTTTATAGACAGTCTCAAAACAGATATCAAAAGTCCTGCTTTAGATTCCCTGTATGAGCTTACCAAAGATAAAAGTCTGATCATTTCTGGAGAACAATATTTCTCACCACTTTATAGTCAAGAACGTGATCGTTTGTTCAGCTACATGCGTAATCGCGGTGCTTATTATCTTGAGAAAGAAAACATCAGGTTTGAGGCAGATACCGTAAATACGGGCAAAAAGGTCAACTCGATTTTAAAAATAAGCCAGCGCGAGATCAGAGAAGAAGATTCTTCTCGATATGTCAATCATCAACTTTATCGCATCAAGGACGTGATTATCGCTCCAGATGTTTTACCCAACGAGGTTCAGGATACCGTTGTTTATAATGGCTATAAAATCCTCGTAGGCAAAGAGTCAAAATACCGACCAAAATCACTGACCGATGCCGTTTTCACGCAACAAGGAGATATTTACAGAGATCTCGACCGCAGTAGAACCTACAAAAGAATCACGGAGCTACGCAGTTTTTTTGCTCCATCCATAAGTTATTATCCAGACCCTAATGATTCTACAAGCAATGAACTCATTGCACGAATTGATTTGCAATCCAAAAAGAAATTTGAACTCAACTTTGTTCCAGAAGCTACGCACAGTAATATTCAGGCATTTGGTATAGGTTTGAATACATCTCTTTTAATGAGGAATATTTTCAGGGGAAGTGAAACCTTGGATATTAGTTTCAGAGGTAATGTTGGTGCCAGTGCAAATGCTTCAAACGGTGATACTCGGTTTTTTGATTTACAGGAACTGGGTGCCGATGCAAAACTGACTTTTCCCAGAATGTTCATCCCGATCCGTACCGATAGTTTGATTCCAAAATACATGTCACCCTCGACTGATTTCTCTTTGGGTTTCTTCAGTCAAACTAACATAGGTCTGGATAAACAGAGTGTCAACGGCGGTCTCTCCTACAACTGGGAACAAACACCCATCAAAAGTACGCGAGTGGATCTGGTTAATGCCCAATATGTGCGCAATCTTGATCCAGATGATTTCTTTTCAGTCTACCAGAGCAGCTACGGATCGCTCAATGATATCGCAGACCAACTGAATATCGTAGATCCTACCTATGTGAACGAAAATCAGAACCTCTCCATACCTGATGGAACCAGAGCCTTCACTAGAGACGTTTTGAATGGAACCATACCTACAAACAACGATCAGCTGAGCAGCGTAAGGAATATTGAAGAGCGTCGAGACCGCCTCTCTCAAGACAACCTCATCATATCGTCCAGCTACAACTGGGTGAGAAACAACCGTCAAGGTATCTACGATAATGATTTTTCCCGATTAAGTTTAAGATTAGAGGTTGCAGGTAATGTTCTCAGTGCCATTTCTGATGTGGCGGGTATAGAAGAATCAGCTGACGGCAAACGGGAAGTTTTTGGAGTAGAATACAGTCAGTATGTGAAACCTGAAATTGATTATATCAAACACTGGCAGTATGTGAACGGTCATGTTTTTGCGATTAGAACTTTTGGGGGAATTGCTATTCCCTATGGCAATTCAGACAACATTCCTTTCATCAGATCTTTTTTTGCGGGTGGACCCAATGATAATAGAGCCTGGCAAGCTTATGAGTTGGGACCTGGAAGCACTGGAGGAATCAACGATTTTAACGAGGCCAACATGAAAATTGCCCTCAACGCAGAATATCGCTTCCCAATTGCAGGAGCATTTCAAGGTGCCGTCTTTGCAGATGCTGGTAACATCTGGAATGTTCTGGATAGTGAAGATAATCCAGATGCCATTTTCAGATCATGGAAGGACCTTTCTGAAATTGCGCTGGGAACCGGTTTTGGGATCCGGTATGACTTTGGTTTTTTTGTATTGAGGTTTGATACCGGCTTTAAAACCTACGATCCAGGAAAAGAAGAAGGAGACCGCTGGCTCAATCAAGTCAAGCTCTCTGATGCAGTTCTCAACGTAGGTATCAACTACCCTTTCTAAGTTGCACAGAGCAAGCTAGAATTCCCTACTTTTGTATGATAACCAATAAAGTGATTATGGCTCATAATATCAAACCGGGCGTTGCTACCGGAGACGAAGTTCAAGAAATATTTAATCATGCAAAGGCAAATGGCTACGCACTTCCCGCGGTAAATGTTGTGGGGTCCAACTCGGTAAATGCCGTCATGGAAACAGCTGCTGAGCTCAACTCGCCCGTGATTATTCAGTATTCAAACGGTGGTGCAGTTTTTAACGCTGGTAAAGGACTTAGTAATGAAGGTCAGAGAGCCGCGATTTTAGGTGCGATTGCCGGTGCAGAGCATGTTCACAGAATGGCTGAGGCTTATGGAGCGACGGTCATTTTGCATACGGATCACTGTGCAAAAAAGCTTTTACCCTGGATTGATGGTTTACTTGACGCGAGTGAGGCACGCTTTCGCGAAAGCGGAAAAAGTTTATTCTCCTCACACATGATCGACTTGAGTGAAGAGCCGCTAGAGGAGAATATAGAAATTTGTAAAAAATATCTTGAGCGCATGTCTAAGATGAACATGACGCTTGAGATTGAGCTGGGAATTACTGGCGGTGAGGAAGATGGCGTAGATAACAGCGATGTAGATGAGTCCAAACTCTACACGCAACCTGAGGAAGTAGCTTACGCTTATGAGGAGCTTAAAAAGATAAGTGATCGTTTTACGGTTGCCGCAGCCTTTGGTAACGTTCATGGCGTTTACAAGCCTGGTAACGTTAAACTGACTCCCAAAATCTTGAAGAATTCTCAAGAGTACGTTTCTAAGAAATATAACGTCGAGCACAACCATATCGATTTTGTTTTTCACGGTGGTTCAGGTTCTACCCTTGAAGAAATTAGAGAAGCGATAGGTTACGGTGTTATCAAAATGAACATCGATACCGATTTACAGTGGGCTTTTGCACATGGAATCAAGTCGTACATGGATGAAAACAACGATTTCTTACTTACTCAAATAGGAAACCCTACCGGCGCCGATTCACCCAACAAAAAATACTACGACCCGAGAAAATGGTTGCGCATAGGCGAAGAAAGCTTCAAAGAGCGTCTGAAAAAAGCTTTTGAGGATTTGAACAACATAAACACCTTATAAATTATGAAATTGAATTCTGAATTCAGAATTCTTTCATTCTAGATTAACAGTAAATGGCTTGGTTTAAAAGAGAAAAGAAGGGAATCACCACACCTACAGAGGCCAAAAAAGACACTCCAATAGGTCTATGGTATAAATCCCCTACAGGAAAAATAGTTGACACAGATCAACTGAAAAATAATTATTATGTGAGTCCAGAAGATGGATATCACGTGCGTATAGGAAGTAAGGAGTATTTTGAGATTTTGTTTGACAACAATGAGTTCAAGGAGCTGAACCCAAATATGACTTCTAAGGATCCACTCAATTTTTCAGACACAAAGAAATATACGGATCGCATTGAGGCGGCTCAGAAGAAAACGGGATTGAAAGATGCCGTACGTACTGCGGTAGGTAAATCAAACGGTAACGACCTTGTGGTAGCCTGTATGGATTTTGGCTTCATAGGTGGTTCCATGGGGAGCGTGGTAGGAGAGAAAATTGCTCGTGCTGCAGATCATAGTTTGAAGAACAACATACCCTTCATGATTATCTCAAAATCTGGAGGTGCTCGTATGATGGAGGCAGCATTATCTTTGATGCAGCTGGCAAAGACAAGTTCTAAGTTGGCTCAACTGAGTGAAGCTGGTATACCATATATTTCGCTTTGTACAGATCCTACTACGGGAGGAACTACCGCGTCTTTTGCTATGCTGGGAGACATAAATATAGGCGAGCCGGGAGCGCTTATTGCCTTTGCAGGACCTCGAGTAGTACGTGATACTACCGGTAAAGAGCTACCTGAAGGCTTTCAGACTGCCGAGTTCTTATTAGAAAAAGGCTTCCTAGACTTTATCTGCCCTCGTACAGAGTTGAAAGAAAAAGTCAACCTCTATCTAGACCTAATTTTGAATAGAAAAATAGAAGTCGCTTAGACTTTTTAATTATCTGTAAAAGCTGTTTTAATTTTGTAGTGGACTGACCCGTATGTTCATCTCTACTGAATTTAAGCAGCTTTTTTAGTTGGTATTATTAAATCAAAAAGACAGTTACACGAATTGCATAACTGCCTTTCATCAATCAACACATCAAGAAAAACTTGAAGTTTTGTACATTGACTAGATTAGTTTTTCATCAACTTTTTAGTGATAACTTGATTATTGATTTCAAATCTCAATAGATAGATGCCACTTTTAAGGTCATAGATATTTAAAGTTCCCTTGTTTACAGATTCATTGATTTCAAATTGATCAACCATTTGCCCCAGAAGATCAAATACCTCAACCTTTAAATTTGAGGAAAATGGGATTTCATAAGTCACAGTATCAGCAGCGGGATTAGGATATAGAACTATGTCATTATTTAGGGTTTCTAGTTCGCCTCCTGAAGACAGCGTTGAAAGTTCTAGTTTGTAAAGCTCATGACCCATAGTTCCATTATTTGCGGTAAAATACATGGTATCCTGGATCGTGTGAAAGTTCATAGGGCGGCTTGAAGTTTGAAATTGTGAAGTCGATGGATTGATATCTTGAAACTGAACTGTTCCAGCATCTGTCCCGTCTGAAATCCATAGCTCTTTATTACTATCTCCATTTTCTGCACCGAAGAACGCAAAACCTCCCAATGATCCAATGTCAACAAGGTTTGTACCTCCAGATCCCGGATTGATGTCTTTGACAAGAGCAGCACTGGAGCGACCTGTTACAGTCCAAATTTCCTGACCGGCTGTAGGCTCATAAGCTGAAAAATATAGTATTCCATCTACATCAGTTAGTTTTGAAGGATTACTACCGGCTGCATTTTGTGGATTGACATTAAAAACTTCTCTTACCGAACCGTCAAGATCGATCGTCCATAATTCAAAACCATTATTAAAATTTGAGGTAGATTTTCCCATGAAATATAAATCTGAGTCATAAATTGTTGTTCTAGACCCATCTCTGGAAAGGTCAGTTCCAGAGACCATAAAATTCCTCGGGTCTGATGCTAAATCTGGAAAAGTGTTAGTTCCATCTGTTCTCCATAAACGTATATCACTCCCATCAGTAGCCGAGTAATACAGCCTGGGTAGTTGTGGGTGAACATTTAGGTATCTCACATTACCATCACCATTGGGATTAGCATCTTGAACCAGGCTTGTGCCACCAGCCGTTCCATCGCTTTTCCATAATTCATGTCCAGTAGTACCATCATCAGCAACAAAATACACGTGATCGTCGAAAACAACTATCTCTTGACTTTTAATACTGTCATCTACTGAACCGTTGAGATCAATGATTTGTTGATTCCCGGAACTGGTGCCGTCACTTTGCCAAAGCTCCATTCCTGCACTACCGTCTGAACCTATGAAGTATAACATATTGTTCATACTTACTACAGGTGCATCCATGAACCCATCTTCGTTCCCTGCATTATGGTCAGATAACAGTTGGGTTCCTAACGTTGTTCCATCAGTAAACCATAACTCGCGACCTTCCTGTGCAGTAGTGGCAACAAAATACACAGAGCCATTATATTCAATGAAATGGTCTGGATCGCTATTTAAATTTCCTGGATTGATATCTTTCAACAAACTCGCCTGACCATTATCAATTTTCCAAAGTTCCCTTCCGTGCTCTCCATCATCTGCAGTGAAAAGAACAATATTACCAAATTCAAAGTAGGTTTGTGGAAATGATGATCTATTGCCTTCTTCATTGATATCCTTGAGTAAATATGTTCCAGCTTCTGTTCCGTCCGAAATGTAGAGCTCTGATCCTAGCCAGTTTCCATCACTACAAGTAAATAATGCACTCCCGTTTAGGTCAACAATATCTTCTATATTATTATCGTCTTCCTGAGAATTGATATCTCTTACCAGAACAGTACCCGACTGCGTACCATTTGTTTTCCAAAGCTCGTAACCTTCTCGAGTGGTAGAACCTTGAAAATACAGCTCACCGCCTACAATGGCTATCGCACCATTATGAGAAAACTCTTTATAGCCTGTAGCAAAGCTTGTTGTACCTGCAAAAGTTCCATCAGAAGTGTAGATCAGTT
This genomic interval from Nonlabens spongiae contains the following:
- a CDS encoding T9SS type A sorting domain-containing protein, translated to MRNLILSSICLVWTVLCCGQAQLMEDINQGNNDSNPNGKIVFGQQVFFSADDGIHGNELWVTDGSTAGTQLFMEFVAGIDDGINYRLNAKVALGQLFFIAKDDVNNHALYVSDGTVAGTLRIAGFNGVEPKFMDEISGQLILSTQTGLVKTDGTSSGTSQFSNKTLFGDRFIAHNNEIYFSSNVPANLGNELYKTDGTSAGTILVKNINTASRGNSYPNHFKIVNGQVFFTATSNTSGTELWTTDGTDAGTNMVKDITAGSGNSFSSSSSVFLEHNNELFFMVSNNLWKSDGTEAGTIEVFNNLGNIRKGVELNGTMLLFPANDSSSDNELIYTSDGTFAGTTSFATGYKEFSHNGAIAIVGGELYFQGSTTREGYELWKTNGTQSGTVLVRDINSQEDDNNIEDIVDLNGSALFTCSDGNWLGSELYISDGTEAGTYLLKDINEEGNRSSFPQTYFEFGNIVLFTADDGEHGRELWKIDNGQASLLKDINPGNLNSDPDHFIEYNGSVYFVATTAQEGRELWFTDGTTLGTQLLSDHNAGNEDGFMDAPVVSMNNMLYFIGSDGSAGMELWQSDGTSSGNQQIIDLNGSVDDSIKSQEIVVFDDHVYFVADDGTTGHELWKSDGTAGGTSLVQDANPNGDGNVRYLNVHPQLPRLYYSATDGSDIRLWRTDGTNTFPDLASDPRNFMVSGTDLSRDGSRTTIYDSDLYFMGKSTSNFNNGFELWTIDLDGSVREVFNVNPQNAAGSNPSKLTDVDGILYFSAYEPTAGQEIWTVTGRSSAALVKDINPGSGGTNLVDIGSLGGFAFFGAENGDSNKELWISDGTDAGTVQFQDINPSTSQFQTSSRPMNFHTIQDTMYFTANNGTMGHELYKLELSTLSSGGELETLNNDIVLYPNPAADTVTYEIPFSSNLKVEVFDLLGQMVDQFEINESVNKGTLNIYDLKSGIYLLRFEINNQVITKKLMKN